One stretch of Streptomyces sp. NBC_00443 DNA includes these proteins:
- a CDS encoding beta-galactosidase gives MKRELSVPGIAYGGDYNPEQWPEEVWAEDMRLMREAGVTMVSVGIFSWALLEPKEGEFDFSLLDRVLDLLHAHGIAADLATPTAAPPAWFFRAHPEALPVDKDGRGLSYGSRQTFCPSSPAYREAALRIARALAARYADHPALAMWHVHNEYACHNAECYCDESAAAFRRWLRRRYSDDLAALNDAWGTRFWSQWYYDWDEILPPRPTGAVPNPTHQLDWRRFCSDELLSLYEAEREVLLAAAPAIPATTNFMAMYNFDALDYWRWAPKLDIVSNDHYLQSADPESEIDIALSGDLVRSLAGGPWLLMEHSTGAVNWQPVNRAKGPGELRRNALAHVARGADGIAYFQWRAAKAGAEQWHSAMLPHAGTDSRIWRDVVRLGADLRALAEVRGSTVPAQVAIVWDWNSRWAMELPSQPSTELRFQDLVRAWYEPLWRAGVAVDFVRPDADLSAYRLVLAPSLYLVDDEGARNLTAFASGGGTLAVGFHSGAVDENCHVRLGGYPGAFREALGVRTDELFPLLPGEPVGLSGGGTGTLWSERVRLSGAESVESYTTGPLSGVPAVTRNSTGSGVSWYVATLPDPATLSALVDRIRREAGVEPVRSTPQGVEAVLRRGADADYLFLINHTDRPVHVAVASDATELLTGKPVPGSVSVPAGETAVVREPR, from the coding sequence GTGAAGCGCGAACTGTCCGTCCCCGGCATCGCCTACGGCGGCGACTACAACCCCGAGCAGTGGCCCGAGGAGGTATGGGCCGAGGACATGCGCCTGATGCGCGAGGCCGGGGTCACCATGGTCAGCGTCGGCATCTTCTCCTGGGCGCTGCTGGAGCCGAAGGAGGGTGAGTTCGACTTCTCCCTCCTGGACCGCGTCCTCGACCTGCTGCACGCCCACGGCATCGCGGCCGACCTCGCGACCCCGACGGCGGCGCCCCCGGCGTGGTTCTTCCGCGCCCACCCCGAGGCACTGCCCGTGGACAAGGACGGCAGGGGGCTGTCGTACGGCAGCCGCCAGACGTTCTGCCCGTCGAGCCCCGCCTACCGGGAGGCCGCCCTGCGCATCGCGCGTGCGCTGGCCGCCCGATACGCGGACCACCCGGCGCTGGCCATGTGGCACGTCCACAACGAGTACGCCTGCCACAACGCCGAGTGCTACTGCGACGAGAGCGCGGCCGCCTTCCGGCGCTGGCTGCGCAGACGGTACTCGGACGACCTGGCGGCGCTGAACGACGCCTGGGGCACGCGCTTCTGGAGCCAGTGGTACTACGACTGGGACGAGATCCTCCCGCCCCGCCCCACCGGTGCCGTCCCGAACCCCACCCATCAGCTGGACTGGCGCCGCTTCTGCAGCGACGAACTGCTCTCGCTGTACGAGGCGGAGCGCGAGGTGCTGCTGGCGGCGGCCCCGGCGATCCCCGCCACCACCAACTTCATGGCGATGTACAACTTCGACGCCCTCGACTACTGGCGCTGGGCCCCGAAGCTGGACATCGTCTCCAACGACCACTACCTCCAGTCGGCCGATCCCGAGTCCGAGATCGACATCGCGCTCAGCGGCGACCTGGTCCGCTCCCTCGCGGGCGGCCCGTGGCTGCTGATGGAGCACTCGACGGGCGCGGTGAACTGGCAGCCGGTCAACCGGGCCAAGGGGCCGGGCGAGCTGCGGCGCAACGCCCTCGCCCACGTGGCCCGCGGCGCGGACGGCATCGCGTACTTCCAGTGGCGGGCGGCGAAGGCGGGCGCCGAGCAGTGGCACTCGGCGATGCTTCCGCACGCGGGCACGGACAGCCGGATCTGGCGTGACGTGGTCCGGCTCGGCGCGGATCTGCGCGCGTTGGCGGAGGTCAGGGGCAGTACCGTCCCGGCCCAGGTGGCCATCGTCTGGGACTGGAACTCCCGCTGGGCGATGGAACTCCCCTCCCAGCCGAGCACCGAGCTGCGCTTCCAGGACCTGGTCCGTGCCTGGTACGAGCCGCTGTGGCGGGCAGGCGTCGCGGTGGACTTCGTACGCCCCGACGCGGACCTGTCGGCCTACCGGCTGGTGCTGGCCCCCTCGCTGTATCTGGTGGACGACGAGGGCGCGAGGAATCTGACGGCCTTCGCGTCGGGCGGCGGCACGCTGGCGGTCGGCTTCCACAGCGGCGCGGTCGACGAGAACTGCCATGTCCGGCTGGGCGGTTACCCGGGCGCTTTCCGGGAGGCGCTCGGGGTACGCACCGACGAACTGTTCCCGCTGCTGCCGGGGGAGCCGGTCGGGCTGAGCGGGGGCGGTACGGGGACCCTGTGGTCGGAGCGGGTACGGCTGTCCGGCGCCGAGTCGGTCGAGTCGTACACGACCGGTCCGCTCAGCGGCGTACCGGCGGTGACGCGCAACAGCACCGGTTCCGGGGTGAGCTGGTACGTGGCCACCCTGCCCGACCCGGCGACCCTGTCCGCGCTTGTGGACCGTATCCGCCGGGAGGCGGGAGTGGAGCCGGTGCGCAGCACCCCGCAGGGCGTCGAGGCGGTCCTGCGGCGTGGCGCGGACGCCGACTATCTCTTCCTCATCAACCACACCGACCGTCCCGTCCACGTGGCCGTCGCGTCGGACGCCACGGAACTGCTGACGGGCAAGCCGGTGCCGGGTTCGGTCAGTGTTCCGGCGGGGGAGACGGCGGTGGTGCGCGAGCCGCGCTGA
- a CDS encoding TerD family protein, with translation MPELTKGGNIAVGSGPVVAELHAVGGTVDLSALLVAADGKVRSDDDLVFYNQPSAESGAVRHLAADAEGPERVEMNPAGLPADVDRVVLVGSCDPDDANRTFREVEDVLVRASPVGADPVHFRPPALTDGERAVLLMELYRRGEAWKLRAIGQGYADGLAGLATDFGIDVAQAEEPEAGEESEQQAASQVPVRSEQPSGGAQPAHTAPPMSLRKPPLGTISLGKGGQVAMSLDKADRELVVTATLEWDGGSEQRRKRGADLDLYALFVPASKAIRGDQAPGTLITPKKGSRPAPASDTAHKGKGADVVYYKRLGSRKNRPFIHLDGDARLPGRETLRIVRPDQQGYVLLCAYSAVSNGFGSFRSFGAKVVVTDGRGSTVTVPLFENTKTRYWVAIALVDFTAPDGAEIHHVEAYSGRMTERRPVLHADGTVEMNAGPVEFKRR, from the coding sequence ATGCCGGAGCTGACCAAGGGCGGGAACATCGCGGTGGGCTCCGGGCCCGTCGTCGCCGAACTGCACGCCGTGGGCGGCACGGTCGATCTCAGTGCCCTGCTGGTGGCGGCGGACGGCAAGGTCAGGTCCGACGACGACCTGGTCTTCTACAACCAGCCGTCCGCCGAGTCCGGTGCCGTCCGGCACCTCGCCGCCGATGCCGAGGGCCCGGAGCGCGTCGAGATGAACCCGGCCGGGCTCCCGGCGGACGTGGACCGGGTGGTCCTGGTCGGCAGCTGCGATCCCGACGACGCGAACCGCACCTTCCGCGAGGTCGAGGACGTGCTCGTCCGCGCCTCCCCGGTCGGCGCCGACCCGGTCCACTTCCGCCCGCCGGCCCTCACCGACGGCGAACGCGCCGTGCTCCTGATGGAGCTCTACCGCAGGGGCGAGGCCTGGAAGCTGCGCGCCATCGGCCAGGGGTACGCCGACGGGCTGGCCGGACTCGCCACCGACTTCGGCATAGACGTGGCGCAGGCGGAGGAGCCGGAAGCGGGCGAGGAGTCCGAGCAGCAGGCGGCGTCCCAGGTGCCGGTGCGGTCCGAGCAGCCCTCGGGCGGGGCACAGCCGGCCCACACCGCGCCCCCGATGAGCCTGCGCAAGCCCCCGCTCGGCACGATCAGCCTCGGCAAGGGCGGCCAGGTCGCGATGAGCCTGGACAAGGCGGACCGCGAGCTGGTGGTCACCGCGACCCTGGAGTGGGACGGCGGCAGCGAGCAGCGCCGCAAACGGGGCGCCGACCTCGACCTCTACGCGCTGTTCGTGCCGGCGTCGAAGGCGATTCGCGGCGATCAGGCCCCCGGCACCCTCATCACGCCCAAGAAGGGCTCGCGCCCCGCGCCCGCCTCGGACACGGCGCACAAGGGCAAGGGCGCGGACGTCGTCTACTACAAGCGCCTCGGCTCGCGGAAGAACCGTCCCTTCATCCACCTCGACGGTGACGCCCGCCTCCCCGGCCGCGAGACACTCCGTATCGTCCGCCCCGACCAGCAGGGCTACGTCCTGCTGTGCGCCTACTCCGCGGTCAGCAACGGCTTCGGCTCCTTCCGCAGCTTCGGTGCGAAGGTCGTGGTCACCGACGGGCGCGGCTCGACCGTCACGGTCCCGCTCTTCGAGAACACGAAGACCCGGTACTGGGTGGCCATCGCCCTCGTGGACTTCACGGCGCCCGACGGGGCGGAGATCCACCACGTCGAGGCCTACAGCGGCCGTATGACCGAGCGCCGCCCGGTCCTGCACGCGGACGGCACCGTGGAGATGAACGCCGGGCCGGTGGAGTTCAAGCGGCGCTGA
- a CDS encoding Fpg/Nei family DNA glycosylase, with the protein MPELPDVEGFRNVLQSCAKGRTIRRVDVRDPSVLHGVSARRLRDSLEGRRVTGAERHGKWLLARTGGPTLALHFGMTGRLLCAHPDDAAEPHDRVLLTVARDHQLRYRDQRKLQGLWLADDESDVVRLLRDQGPDALTVDRGEFEEVLASHRGRVKSVLIDQSALAGLGNLLADEILWRARLRPNTPANALAEPERHRLYTEMRRTLRPAVTAGRVPPRPTWLTGHRDDPDPHCPRCGTPLRRTRVAGRTTVWCPGCQDKGA; encoded by the coding sequence ATGCCTGAACTGCCAGACGTCGAGGGTTTCCGGAACGTGCTCCAGTCCTGCGCGAAGGGCCGGACCATCCGCCGCGTCGACGTCCGCGACCCGAGCGTCCTGCATGGCGTGAGCGCACGGCGGCTGCGGGACTCGCTGGAGGGGCGGCGCGTCACCGGGGCGGAGCGACACGGCAAGTGGCTGCTCGCCCGCACCGGCGGCCCAACCCTCGCGCTGCACTTCGGCATGACCGGCCGGCTGCTCTGCGCCCACCCGGACGACGCGGCCGAGCCGCACGACCGCGTCCTGCTCACCGTCGCCCGCGACCACCAGCTCCGCTACCGCGACCAGCGCAAACTCCAGGGCCTCTGGCTGGCCGACGACGAATCCGATGTCGTACGGCTGCTGCGGGACCAGGGGCCCGACGCCCTGACGGTGGACCGCGGGGAGTTCGAGGAGGTGCTCGCCTCCCATCGCGGACGCGTCAAGTCGGTCCTGATCGACCAGTCGGCCCTGGCCGGCCTCGGCAACCTCCTGGCCGACGAGATCCTGTGGCGGGCGCGGCTGCGCCCGAACACCCCGGCGAACGCCCTCGCCGAGCCCGAGCGCCACCGCCTCTACACCGAGATGCGCCGCACCCTGCGCCCCGCGGTCACCGCCGGCCGGGTCCCGCCACGCCCCACCTGGCTCACCGGCCACCGCGACGACCCCGACCCGCACTGTCCCCGCTGCGGCACGCCCCTGCGCCGCACCCGCGTGGCAGGCCGGACGACGGTGTGGTGTCCCGGGTGTCAGGACAAGGGGGCGTGA
- a CDS encoding SpoIIE family protein phosphatase, protein MDEPVTTGRTTRPLDDVVGEALTACVTVDEHGTVTGWNAGAEQLLGYSADQTVGRPAAELLAGPVPPDLPSFTRLPRWHGTVSVRHRDGRRLEIKVLGHHRTGEWFLVSALSNQQPPPPADDPFVTWSFAQSPCCALALYDTRLRLRRANADMERSVALTEADMLGLRVNEIVDDPAGDRAEQSMMRVLETGEPQYNENFLRAAGETREHAWSIFLSALRDPAGEVRGVCLTAHDITEQHWARKRLQLIAEAGRRIGTTLDVMRTAQELAEVTVPELADFVTVDLLTSLEDLHEPLPEGGPPPGPVVMRRAAHQSVTPGMPEAVVALGDVDEYPENTAPVVTLRSGRAEMYEMTHPEITRLVARDPARGARVREFGVHSVMAVPLTARGTTLGVAVFTRHRKSQTFQQDDLVLAEELAARAAVSIDNARRYARERGTAVMLQRSLLPQRLPKQAAMEVASRYLPAGAHAGVGGDWFDVIPLSGARVALVVGDIVGHGIHASATMGRLRTAVRTLADIDLPPDELLTHLDDLVVRLSTEPEVGRPAEEYSEPAGEVGATCLYAVYDPISQRCTLARAGHPLPTVVSPEGTAELLDLPVGPPLGLGGLPFEAAEIDLPEGSLLALYTNGLIESPDRDLDDGMLRLRHLLMGPEPTLDGMCDRILTDLLPPRPADDVALLLARTRALDASQVATWDVPADPSAVAQTRKDALAQLDAWDLEDAAFVTELVVSELVTNAIRHAEPPIQLRLIHLTHDDSLICEVSDGGNTAPHLRRARSYDEGGRGLLLVAQLTQRWGTRQTATGKTIWAEQPLEPALPTGL, encoded by the coding sequence ATGGACGAGCCCGTCACCACCGGCCGGACTACACGTCCGCTCGACGATGTGGTCGGCGAGGCGCTCACGGCCTGCGTCACCGTCGACGAACACGGCACGGTGACCGGGTGGAACGCGGGCGCCGAGCAGCTTCTGGGCTACTCGGCTGATCAGACCGTCGGGCGCCCGGCGGCCGAGCTGCTGGCCGGGCCGGTCCCGCCGGATCTGCCTTCGTTCACCCGGCTGCCGAGATGGCACGGCACGGTTTCGGTCCGGCACCGCGACGGGCGACGACTGGAGATCAAGGTCCTCGGCCACCACAGGACCGGCGAATGGTTCCTGGTGTCGGCCCTGAGCAACCAGCAGCCCCCGCCACCCGCCGACGACCCCTTCGTGACCTGGAGCTTCGCCCAGTCCCCCTGCTGCGCCCTGGCGCTCTACGACACCAGGCTCCGCCTGCGCCGCGCCAACGCGGACATGGAACGCTCGGTGGCCCTCACCGAGGCGGACATGCTCGGGCTGCGGGTCAACGAGATCGTGGACGACCCGGCCGGCGACCGGGCGGAGCAGAGCATGATGCGGGTCCTGGAGACGGGCGAGCCGCAGTACAACGAGAACTTCCTGCGCGCCGCCGGTGAGACCCGCGAACACGCCTGGTCGATCTTCCTGTCGGCCCTGCGCGACCCGGCGGGCGAGGTGCGGGGCGTCTGCCTCACCGCGCACGACATCACCGAGCAGCACTGGGCACGCAAGCGGCTCCAGCTGATCGCCGAGGCGGGCCGGCGCATCGGTACCACCCTCGACGTGATGCGTACGGCGCAGGAGCTGGCGGAGGTGACGGTCCCGGAACTCGCCGACTTCGTCACGGTCGACCTGCTGACCTCCCTCGAGGACCTGCACGAGCCGCTCCCGGAGGGCGGGCCGCCGCCCGGCCCTGTCGTGATGCGACGGGCCGCACACCAGTCCGTGACGCCGGGCATGCCGGAGGCGGTCGTCGCCCTCGGCGACGTGGACGAGTACCCGGAGAACACCGCGCCGGTCGTGACGCTGCGCTCGGGACGGGCGGAGATGTACGAGATGACGCACCCCGAGATCACGCGGTTGGTCGCCCGGGACCCGGCCCGGGGCGCCCGGGTCCGCGAGTTCGGCGTCCATTCCGTGATGGCGGTGCCCCTGACTGCCCGCGGAACCACGCTGGGTGTCGCCGTCTTCACCCGCCACCGCAAGTCCCAGACCTTCCAGCAGGACGACCTGGTGCTGGCCGAGGAACTGGCGGCCAGGGCGGCCGTCTCCATCGACAACGCGCGCCGCTACGCCCGCGAACGCGGCACCGCGGTGATGCTGCAGCGCAGCCTGCTGCCGCAGCGGCTGCCCAAGCAGGCGGCGATGGAGGTGGCGTCCCGCTATCTCCCGGCCGGTGCGCACGCCGGCGTCGGCGGTGACTGGTTCGACGTGATCCCGCTGTCCGGGGCGCGGGTGGCGCTGGTCGTCGGCGACATCGTCGGCCACGGCATCCACGCCTCCGCGACGATGGGCCGGCTGCGGACGGCCGTACGCACTCTCGCGGACATCGATCTGCCCCCGGACGAACTGCTCACCCACCTCGACGATTTGGTGGTCCGCCTGTCCACGGAACCCGAGGTCGGGCGGCCGGCCGAGGAGTACTCCGAGCCCGCCGGCGAGGTCGGCGCGACCTGCCTGTACGCCGTGTACGACCCGATCTCCCAGCGCTGCACGCTGGCCCGGGCCGGGCATCCGCTGCCGACCGTGGTGAGCCCCGAGGGCACCGCCGAACTCCTCGACCTCCCGGTCGGCCCCCCGCTGGGCCTGGGCGGCCTGCCCTTCGAGGCGGCCGAGATCGACCTGCCGGAGGGCAGCCTGCTCGCCCTCTACACCAACGGCCTGATCGAATCCCCGGACCGCGACCTCGACGACGGCATGCTCCGCCTCCGCCACCTGCTCATGGGCCCGGAGCCGACCCTGGACGGCATGTGCGACAGGATCCTCACCGACCTGCTGCCGCCCCGCCCGGCGGACGACGTGGCGCTCCTGCTGGCCCGTACCCGCGCGCTCGACGCCTCCCAGGTCGCCACCTGGGACGTACCGGCCGACCCCTCCGCCGTCGCCCAGACCCGCAAGGACGCGCTGGCCCAGCTGGACGCCTGGGACCTGGAGGACGCCGCGTTCGTCACGGAACTGGTCGTCAGCGAACTCGTCACCAACGCCATCCGGCACGCGGAACCCCCCATCCAGCTCCGCCTCATCCACCTCACGCACGACGACTCCCTCATCTGCGAGGTCTCCGACGGCGGCAACACCGCCCCCCACCTGCGCCGCGCCCGCTCCTATGACGAGGGCGGCCGCGGCCTCCTCCTCGTTGCCCAGCTCACCCAGCGCTGGGGCACCCGCCAGACGGCCACGGGCAAGACGATCTGGGCGGAACAGCCGTTGGAGCCGGCGCTGCCGACCGGCCTCTGA